Proteins encoded by one window of Candidatus Kuenenbacteria bacterium:
- the rfbB gene encoding dTDP-glucose 4,6-dehydratase — protein MKILVTGGAGFIGSNFIHYWLKNHPEDEIFNLDKLTYAGNLNNLKDVEGALNYHFIKGDICDKEVVDKVMGGIDKVVHFAAESHVDNSIKGPDVFIETNVLGTHVLLKSALENKIKHFHHISTDEVFGSLEMETADKFNEKTAYDPSSPYSASKAGSDYLVRAYFKTFGLPATITNCSNNYGPYQHREKFIPTIITSLLQDKKVPVYGDGKNVRDWVYVDDHCRAIALILEKGRAGETYCIGGMNDDVNNLEIVRKILAILGKGEEYIEFVKDRPGHDRRYAIDWSKAKSELGYEPRFGLDEYLRKTVEWYKNNEWWWKK, from the coding sequence ATGAAAATATTAGTAACCGGTGGAGCTGGTTTTATTGGTTCAAATTTTATTCATTATTGGCTCAAGAATCATCCGGAGGATGAAATTTTTAATTTGGACAAATTGACCTATGCTGGCAATCTAAATAATTTGAAAGATGTTGAGGGCGCGCTTAATTATCATTTTATCAAAGGCGACATATGTGATAAAGAAGTGGTGGATAAGGTGATGGGCGGTATTGATAAAGTAGTCCATTTTGCGGCCGAGAGCCATGTAGATAATTCAATAAAAGGACCGGATGTTTTCATCGAAACAAACGTGTTGGGTACGCATGTTTTATTGAAGAGCGCTCTGGAAAATAAAATAAAGCATTTTCATCATATTTCCACAGACGAGGTTTTTGGCAGTTTGGAGATGGAGACGGCCGATAAATTTAATGAGAAAACTGCTTACGACCCTAGTTCACCTTATTCGGCGAGCAAGGCAGGCTCTGATTATTTGGTGCGAGCATATTTTAAAACATTTGGGTTGCCGGCGACTATCACCAATTGTTCTAATAATTATGGCCCTTACCAACATCGAGAAAAATTTATCCCAACAATTATTACCAGTTTGCTTCAAGACAAAAAAGTGCCGGTTTATGGTGATGGTAAAAACGTGCGTGATTGGGTGTATGTCGATGATCATTGTCGAGCAATTGCGTTAATTTTGGAAAAAGGTAGGGCGGGGGAGACTTATTGTATCGGCGGCATGAATGATGATGTTAATAATTTGGAGATCGTCAGAAAAATATTGGCTATTTTGGGAAAAGGCGAAGAATATATCGAGTTTGTAAAAGATAGACCGGGTCATGATAGACGCTATGCGATTGATTGGAGTAAAGCTAAGAGTGAATTGGGCTATGAACCAAGGTTTGGTTTGGATGAATATTTACGAAAGACAGTGGAATGGTACAAAAATAATGAATGGTGGTGGAAGAAATAA